One window of Biomphalaria glabrata chromosome 6, xgBioGlab47.1, whole genome shotgun sequence genomic DNA carries:
- the LOC106060555 gene encoding PIH1 domain-containing protein 1-like has translation MDSSLLDAEEKDNTLTLQNEFLRHLLLTQDSMKQERSAGGQEGIPTVVIKPCPGMCMKTRTVNGEKVFINICYSENVPEPKDLTDDELLKVLESEDPTKFRIPMSIGEPHAELDKSGGGCTVYDVVINPNFLNKINTSELFKTFFLTIMCEGIESKYDVLLKRDWIFLKNRKSLGKLAEQHIRTKSTPLIVDMESTNQLPAEQPEKRNLIEEIQKQDEELNKKAPEPIFSIIQEPVEGYPEYLVAEISLPEIKTAQSVTLKLGEDRLLLTTRSHVYYMDIFLPYDLVQDDCGAQFDKESKVLTVTMPVKPKEIVQQI, from the exons ATGGATAGTAGCTTATTAGATGCTGAAGAAAAAGACAACACTTTGACTTTACAAAATGAATTTCTTAGGCATTTATTACTTACCCAG GATAGTATGAAGCAAGAGAGAAGTGCTGGAGGTCAAGAAGGGATCCCTACAGTTGTGATCAAACCTTGTCCTG GAATGTGCATGAAAACAAGAACTGTTAATGGAGAgaaagtatttataaatatttgctATTCAGAAAAT GTTCCAGAACCTAAAGATTTAACAGATGATGAACTTTTAAAGGTTTTAGAATCTGAAGATCCAACCAAATTTAGAATACCCATGTCCATTGGAGAGCCTCATGCAGAGTTAGACAAAT CTGGTGGAGGTTGTACTGTATATGATGTTGTGATCAAcccaaattttttaaacaagataaATACAAGTGAActattcaaaacatttttcctGACAATAATGTGTGAAGGAATAGAAAGCAAATATGATGTGCTTCTCAAGAGAG ACtggatatttttgaaaaatagaaaaagtcTTGGGAAACTGGCAGAACAACATATTCGAACCAAGTCAACACCACTGATTGTGGATATGGAGTC CACTAACCAACTTCCTGCTGAACAGCCTGAAAAGAGAAATCTGATtgaagaaatacaaaaacaagatGAAGAACTCAATAAAAA GGCTCCAGAACCTATCTTTAGTATTATACAAGAACCTGTGGAAGGTTATCCAGAGTACTTAGTAGCGGAAATTTCTTTACCTGAAATT aaAACTGCCCAGTCTGTGACACTAAAACTAGGAGAAGACAGATTACTTCTGACAACCAGATCTCATGTTTATTATATGGATATTTTTCTGCCTTATGATTTAGTACAAGATGATTGTGGTGCACAGTTTGACAAAGAATCAAAG gTGCTTACTGTGACTATGCCTGTCAAGCCCAAAGAAATTGTGCAGCAGATTTGA